One window of the Longimicrobiaceae bacterium genome contains the following:
- a CDS encoding L,D-transpeptidase family protein — protein sequence MQFPAKPLLRASAVLALSAIAHACTPKPAATPAPSPADSAAAAVSPPVSSGQAGVVRRDTVPRDVISRDTMRRDTVPRDTAKPRGLVPRDSVRRVGVVRRDTIPRDTVPPVEAWGQIAPAAVNGAVQHLPVGRGLAGPSVVRVQILLDRALFSPGMMDGKWGRNLEHAVFWFQTREGLPATGRVDSTTLERLRHRAGSPRVLVEEHVLTAEEASGPFVPTPENIYEQARLDCSCYQSLAEKLSERFHLTQELLRQLNPGVAINRLAAGAKLFLPAVRNPAAQAGGVARLEISGSGNYVHALDAAGRILYHFPSTLGASYDPSPLGDFRVMSIDPDPWWHYQPALLARVPDSRPDAMIPPGPNSAVGRMWMGLSAPHYGIHGTKSPETIGYAQSAGCVRLTNWDAVFLSARIRPGTPVRFLDTRRATSAVRPKAPPVRPGAAPASAVARSVSPSAARPAPLRAAFPPRPSVAPVPTSAPRSTPQRVVPALGSPRPAARNPAAATPPPPPPTRP from the coding sequence ATGCAGTTCCCCGCCAAGCCGCTCCTCCGCGCCTCCGCCGTGCTCGCCCTGAGCGCCATCGCGCACGCCTGCACCCCGAAGCCCGCCGCCACGCCCGCACCGTCGCCCGCGGACTCCGCCGCTGCTGCCGTCTCTCCGCCCGTCTCCAGCGGACAGGCGGGCGTCGTCCGGCGCGACACGGTCCCGCGCGACGTCATCTCCCGCGACACGATGCGCCGCGACACCGTTCCGCGTGACACGGCGAAGCCCCGAGGGTTGGTGCCGCGCGACTCGGTGAGGCGCGTGGGTGTGGTGCGCCGCGATACGATTCCGCGGGATACGGTGCCGCCGGTGGAGGCGTGGGGACAGATCGCGCCCGCGGCGGTGAACGGTGCCGTGCAGCATCTTCCCGTGGGCCGGGGGCTCGCGGGCCCGTCGGTGGTGCGCGTGCAGATCCTGCTGGACCGCGCGCTCTTCTCGCCGGGGATGATGGACGGGAAGTGGGGCCGCAACCTGGAGCACGCGGTGTTCTGGTTCCAGACGCGCGAGGGGCTTCCCGCCACCGGGCGCGTGGACTCCACGACGCTGGAGCGGCTTCGCCATCGCGCGGGCAGCCCGCGGGTGCTCGTGGAGGAGCACGTGCTGACGGCCGAGGAGGCGAGCGGTCCGTTCGTGCCCACGCCCGAGAACATCTACGAGCAGGCGCGGCTGGACTGCTCGTGCTACCAGTCGCTGGCCGAGAAGCTGAGCGAGCGCTTCCACCTCACGCAGGAGCTGCTGCGGCAGCTGAACCCTGGCGTCGCAATCAACCGTCTCGCGGCCGGCGCGAAGCTGTTCCTGCCTGCCGTCCGGAACCCCGCCGCGCAGGCGGGCGGGGTGGCGAGGCTGGAGATCTCCGGCAGCGGCAACTACGTGCACGCGCTGGACGCGGCGGGGCGCATCCTGTACCACTTCCCGTCCACCCTGGGCGCGTCGTACGACCCGTCGCCGTTGGGCGATTTCCGGGTGATGAGCATCGACCCGGACCCGTGGTGGCACTACCAGCCCGCGCTGCTGGCCCGCGTGCCGGATTCCAGGCCCGACGCCATGATCCCGCCGGGGCCGAACAGCGCGGTGGGGAGAATGTGGATGGGGCTCTCGGCGCCGCATTACGGCATCCACGGGACGAAAAGCCCGGAGACGATCGGCTACGCGCAGTCCGCCGGCTGCGTGCGGCTCACCAACTGGGACGCGGTGTTCCTGAGCGCCCGCATCCGCCCCGGCACGCCCGTGCGCTTCCTGGACACGCGCCGCGCCACCTCGGCCGTGCGCCCGAAGGCGCCGCCCGTGCGGCCCGGCGCCGCTCCGGCATCCGCCGTCGCCCGGAGCGTGTCTCCGTCAGCGGCGCGTCCGGCTCCGCTCCGCGCGGCTTTCCCGCCGAGGCCATCCGTCGCGCCCGTTCCGACGTCGGCTCCTCGATCGACACCTCAGCGTGTTGTGCCGGCGCTTGGCTCGCCCCGTCCGGCTGCACGGAACCCTGCCGCCGCGACTCCCCCTCCTCCGCCGCCGACCCGGCCGTAG
- a CDS encoding YciI family protein yields MKFMMMMHTPRGNGEYQVSAWSPDDLKAHIAFMHRFNAELATAGERVDAQGLAPPGQAKLVRAGKDGAPVTDGPFAEAKEFLAGYWIVDVDSPERAYELAAKASTAPGPGGAPLNMAIEVRQVMSAPPTDE; encoded by the coding sequence ATGAAGTTCATGATGATGATGCACACGCCGCGCGGGAACGGTGAGTACCAGGTGAGCGCCTGGAGCCCGGACGACCTCAAGGCGCACATCGCGTTCATGCACCGCTTCAACGCGGAGCTGGCCACCGCGGGCGAGCGGGTGGACGCGCAGGGCCTGGCGCCTCCGGGGCAGGCGAAGCTGGTGCGCGCAGGCAAGGACGGCGCGCCGGTCACCGACGGCCCGTTCGCCGAGGCGAAGGAGTTCCTGGCGGGCTACTGGATCGTGGACGTGGACTCGCCGGAGCGGGCGTACGAGCTGGCCGCGAAGGCGTCTACGGCGCCGGGACCGGGCGGGGCGCCGCTGAACATGGCGATCGAGGTGCGGCAGGTGATGAGCGCCCCGCCCACCGACGAGTGA